The Aeoliella mucimassa genome includes the window GGCCTTGTAGATTACTCGGCTGTTTGGGGGTTTTGGATGCGGAAATCCTCCTGCTGCAGCCGGTATTCTTTGGTATCCATCAGCGTAATGCTCAGGAACAGACCCACAAACACCAGGGCGGTCATCAGTACCATGCCGTTGATCGGCTTGTCGTGGGCCAGTTGCATGAAAATCAGGCCTACCAGCAGGGCTTTGGCCGTGGCGATCAGCAGCGTGAGCCCCACTTCGTACTGGCCGAAGTCGACCATCGTTTGCGTGGCCTGGAACACCGTGAGGATGGTCAACGCGACCAGCGCCAGGAAGGTGCCTAGCAGGACAGGAAGCGGAGTAATGTAGTGGTGATGATTATCAGACATGGTTTTATCGGCTAGCGGTCTGCAAGCGGGTGGAAAGGCGAAGCAGAACGCTCCTTATTGAATCAAGTACAACAGGGGGAACAGGTAAATCCAAATCAGGTCGACCAAGTGCCAGTACAAACCGGTGTATTCTACCGGGCCGTAGTACTCGGAGTCGAAATGCCCGCGTCCTGCGCGGCTAATGATCCAAACAAACACGCCGATGCCCGCCAGGATGTGGATGGCGTGCACGCCGGTCATGGCGTAGTAGATGCTGAAGAAGACGCCGGGGAACTTGGAGCCTTCACCGCCGTATGCCAGTGGGTCGCCAGCAGGGGCCTCGGCATCGGCCGGGGCGGCTGCTTCATCCGTAGCAGGGGCTTCCGCGGTCGTTTCGGTGTGAGCGACTTCTCCTTCGGCCGCGTGTTCTTCGGCGTGCTCCTCGCCTTCGGCATGCTCACCAGCAGTAGCGTGATGCGATGCTTGTTCTTCGTGCAGCGTGTAGGCGTTACCAGCCAGGCAGCCGACGCCGGCGCCGAACAGGGTGGCCCCCAGGGCAAACAACGCCCATTTGCCACCAGCGGCCTTGATCACCATGCTCACCACGACGAACGCAACCGCGATGCCGAGCAGCCAGAGGCCGATCGACTGCAGCGTTGCATGCGTTTCGGTAAGGTCGGGATGCGAACCATCGACGTAGGAAAAATTGCCCCGCCAGAACAATCCTTCTTTGAACTTCAGCCCATACTCTACCGACTTCACGCCCATGAACGCACCAGCGCAGAACAGCGTGAAGATCAAGTTGGTGAGCAAGCCCTTCCTATCGTTCATTTGGGCGCAACGCACCGCCCAGGCGACCGACAAGCTACTTGCCAGCAGCACCAGGGTGTTCGCGGCCCCCAGGTAGGGATTCAGGAACTGAGCGGCTTTCTCGAACACCTCAGGGTGGTTCGAGCGGTACACAGCGTACGCGCAGAACATGGCACTGAAGAACAGAACTTCGGTAGCCAGGAACAACCACATACCGAGCTTGCCGGCCTGGAACTGCTGCTCACTGGTTTCGAAGTGGTGTGCCTGAAACCGATGATGAGAATGGTCGTCAGCGTGGGCGGTGGACATGTGCGAGTAAACGTTGAGTGATCAAAAACGGATAGGAGAGACGAACTTACGACAGGCCTTAGGCAACTGGTTCGTGTTGCGGATCGGGCGTGGGAACCGCGACCGGTTTCGGTCGGTAGCCCCCTTCGTTGGCATCGTATTCCAGGTAATCGTAGACGTAAGGATCGTCGACCGTGGGAGTTTCGTCGAAATTGTGATGAATCGGCGGCGACGCACAAGTCCACTCGAGCGTTGCACCGCCCCAGGGGTTCTTGGGAGCCTTGCGACCCCAGATCAACGCGGCAATCAGCACGCCAGCGGCCAGGAACAAACCGGCTCCCAGCACCATGGCACCGCCGGTCGAAACCCGGTGCAGGTGAGTAAAGCTGCCGAGCAGTTCGTCGCTCACTGCAAAGCCTTCGCGTCCTTCGTACGAAGCATACCGGCGAGGCATACCGAGCGAGCCAAGGATGAACTGCGGGAAGAACGTCAGGTTAAAACCAACGAACACGAGCAGTGCCGAGATGCGGCCCCAGGTTTCGTCGTACATGCGGCCGAACATCTTGGGCCACCAGTGGAACAGAGCACCCACGAACGCGATTAGCGAACCGCCGGCCATCACGTAATGGAAGTGAGCGACCACAAAGTAGGTGTCGTGCAGCGTAACGTCGGTCGCGACCGAACCAAGGTGCAAACCGGTCAGACCACCAATGGTGAACAAGAACAGGAACGCCAGCATGTAGCACATGCCGGTGGTCAGGTAGATGTTGCCCTTGTACATCGTTGCCAGCCAGTTGAACACCTTGATGCCCGAAGGAATGGCCACGCTAAAGGTCAAACCACTGAAGATTACCGTGGTGAGCGTCGATTGGCTGGAGACAAACATATGGTGTCCCCACACCAGGAAGCCGAGGAACGCAATCGCGATGCTCGACAGGGCGATGAACTTGTAGCCGAAGATGTGCTTGCGGCAATAAACCGGCAGCAATTCGCTGACCACGCCCATGCCGGGGAGAATCATGATGTACACGGCTGGGTGCGAGTAGAACCAGAAGAAGTGCTGGAACAACACGGGGTCGCCGCCGTACTTGGGATCGAAGATGCCGATGTGCAGTGCGGCTTCAGCAGCGAGCAGCAGCACGGTGATGCCGAGCACTGGGGTCGCCAGCAGCTGAATGATACCGGTAGCGTACAACGACCACAGGAACAGCGGCATCTTGAACCAGGTCATCCCTGGGGGACGCATCGTGTTGATCGTGACCACGAAGTTCAGGCCGGTGAAGATCGAGCTAAAACCGAGGATGAACACACCCATCGTGGCGCACAACACTGGGGCTTGGCTGGTTTCGGAGCTATATGGGGTATAGAACGTCCACCCGGTATCCAGGCCGGAGAACAACAGCGAAGCCAGGAAGAAGAACGCGCCGATTACCCACAGGTAGAAACTCGCGAGGTTCATCCGGGGGAAGGCGACGTCTTTCGCACCGAGCATGATCGGCAGGAAGAAGTTGCCCAGCGAAGCGGGAATGCTCGGCACGATGAACAAGAACACCATGATCGCCCCGTGCAGGGTGAACAACTGGTTGTACATGTCCTCGGTGAACCAACCACCAGCAGGAGTCCACAGATGGATGCGAATCGCCAGGGCGAACAGACCACTGAGCATCAGGCTCAGGCAGATGCCCACCAGGTACATCACACCAATCCGCTTGTGATCAAGCGTAAACACCCACGAGGCAATCGACTTACCAGCAGTCAGATAGTTCTCTGACGAGTGGTCATGGTCGGCATGTTGAGCGGTTGCGGTAGCCATTATTGTTGGTCTCCTGCTTCGGGAGCATCGGTCTCTGGTTTATCTGTTTCCGGACTATCCGTCTCGGCTGTATCGGTCGAGGCATCCTGTTCGCCATTCTCGGCGGCTTCGGCAGCCGCTTCGGCTTCTTCACGCGATGGGCCGTCGTACTTGCCAGCCAATTCCTTCATGTATGCGGTAATCGCATTTACTTCTTCATTGGAGACCAGCGAAGGAGGATAGGCCGACATCTTTACGCTCTCGTAGCCAGCACGAATTTTGGCCTGAGGCTTGCGAATCGACTCCATCACGTAGTTGTCCATCGCAGGAATATCGCTGGGGTCGATCGAGTCGCCGCCGACAAACGTCTTTGGCTTGGCAGGATCGTACACGTCCTTCCACGAGGGACCACCGCCGGCGATCGAGCTTCCGTCGTCCGTATGACAGGCCTTGCAGCCCTTCTTTGCCCAGAGTTCCTTCCCCCAGTCGGGAGGATAGGCAGGCGGTGTGCTGAGTTTGTTGAGTTGTTCCTGGAAGGCCGCATCGTCCTGGTGCACCACGACGATGCTGTTCATGTTCGAGTGGTCACGGCCGCAGTATTCGGCGCAGAACAGGTCGTAGCTACCTGGCTCGGTGGCTTCGAACCATTGGTAGGTGTAACGTCCAGGCACGCAGTCCATCTTCGCGCGGAACGCGGGGATGTACAGGCTGTGGATCACATCGCGAGATTCCTGCTTCAGTCGAATCGGCCGATTAGGTGGTACGTGCAGCACATCGGAGCTCGCTCCGTTGGGATACACGAAGTTGAAGTTCCA containing:
- a CDS encoding cytochrome c oxidase subunit 3, translated to MSTAHADDHSHHRFQAHHFETSEQQFQAGKLGMWLFLATEVLFFSAMFCAYAVYRSNHPEVFEKAAQFLNPYLGAANTLVLLASSLSVAWAVRCAQMNDRKGLLTNLIFTLFCAGAFMGVKSVEYGLKFKEGLFWRGNFSYVDGSHPDLTETHATLQSIGLWLLGIAVAFVVVSMVIKAAGGKWALFALGATLFGAGVGCLAGNAYTLHEEQASHHATAGEHAEGEEHAEEHAAEGEVAHTETTAEAPATDEAAAPADAEAPAGDPLAYGGEGSKFPGVFFSIYYAMTGVHAIHILAGIGVFVWIISRAGRGHFDSEYYGPVEYTGLYWHLVDLIWIYLFPLLYLIQ
- a CDS encoding cytochrome C oxidase subunit IV family protein, translated to MSDNHHHYITPLPVLLGTFLALVALTILTVFQATQTMVDFGQYEVGLTLLIATAKALLVGLIFMQLAHDKPINGMVLMTALVFVGLFLSITLMDTKEYRLQQEDFRIQNPQTAE
- the coxB gene encoding cytochrome c oxidase subunit II encodes the protein MFASDTFTTLPALPLAGVWMGNSPTTTGQHVDFVYDVVTWISIFFFVLVVTLMVTFVVKYRARPGHTEQPSPSHNNALEIIWSVIPVLLLALIFFMSFTLFMDMRTPPADAYEIRVVASKWNFNFVYPNGASSDVLHVPPNRPIRLKQESRDVIHSLYIPAFRAKMDCVPGRYTYQWFEATEPGSYDLFCAEYCGRDHSNMNSIVVVHQDDAAFQEQLNKLSTPPAYPPDWGKELWAKKGCKACHTDDGSSIAGGGPSWKDVYDPAKPKTFVGGDSIDPSDIPAMDNYVMESIRKPQAKIRAGYESVKMSAYPPSLVSNEEVNAITAYMKELAGKYDGPSREEAEAAAEAAENGEQDASTDTAETDSPETDKPETDAPEAGDQQ
- a CDS encoding cytochrome c oxidase subunit I gives rise to the protein MATATAQHADHDHSSENYLTAGKSIASWVFTLDHKRIGVMYLVGICLSLMLSGLFALAIRIHLWTPAGGWFTEDMYNQLFTLHGAIMVFLFIVPSIPASLGNFFLPIMLGAKDVAFPRMNLASFYLWVIGAFFFLASLLFSGLDTGWTFYTPYSSETSQAPVLCATMGVFILGFSSIFTGLNFVVTINTMRPPGMTWFKMPLFLWSLYATGIIQLLATPVLGITVLLLAAEAALHIGIFDPKYGGDPVLFQHFFWFYSHPAVYIMILPGMGVVSELLPVYCRKHIFGYKFIALSSIAIAFLGFLVWGHHMFVSSQSTLTTVIFSGLTFSVAIPSGIKVFNWLATMYKGNIYLTTGMCYMLAFLFLFTIGGLTGLHLGSVATDVTLHDTYFVVAHFHYVMAGGSLIAFVGALFHWWPKMFGRMYDETWGRISALLVFVGFNLTFFPQFILGSLGMPRRYASYEGREGFAVSDELLGSFTHLHRVSTGGAMVLGAGLFLAAGVLIAALIWGRKAPKNPWGGATLEWTCASPPIHHNFDETPTVDDPYVYDYLEYDANEGGYRPKPVAVPTPDPQHEPVA